GCTGTGGGATCCAGGTCAAAACTTGCCATATTTGATGAAAGACGTGAacccacagattcaagaagctgagcaAATTCCACATAGGTTAAACACAAAGAGATTTACACCGAGACACGTTataataaaactaacaaaagaTAAAGGGAGAATCTTATGAACAGGAAAAGAGAAGTGATTCATCAAGGACAAGGGATCCTCAGCAAGATGAACAGAAACagtcaaccaagaattttatatcaggaaaaaaatgaagaagaaattaagacattctcagATAACCAAAAGCTGAGAAGATTTGTCATTAGTCGACCTATCCTACAAGAAGTGGATAAAGGAATCCTTCCAGGTAAAATGAAAGAACACTAGAAAGTAACTCAAAGTCGGACAAACAAATAAAGAGCCCTGGTTAAGATAACTACACAGgcaaatacaaaagttagtatTATTGTAGTTTTGGTGTGTAACTCCTCTTTTTCttacataatttaaaagacaaatacataaaacaataattataaatataggtTAAAGGTTACACAATGAATAACGATGTAAATTGTGACAATAACAACACAAAGTGGAAGAATGGAGCCGTATAGGAACGGAGATTTTGTGAATACTATTGAAGCTAAGTTGGTATAAATTCAAAGTAGGTTGTTATAAGGTTTAGATGTTAATTGTAAtccctagagcaaccactaacaaagcaaaataaacacagagaaggaaatgagaaggGAATCAATATGGTACTCTAAACAGTCGGTTAAACAAAAACGAGGagacaagaaacaaaagaaacataaaacatatGTATAGAAAAAAGATATTATGAGATCTAAAaaccaaataacaaaatggcagaagtaattCTTTGCAGATCAGTAAttaattacttttaatgtaaAGGACTTGAATGCtccaaataaaaagcagaaactgATATAacggcttttaaaaaaatcactggatCCAGATCGGTGCTCCTTATAAGAGATACACTTTAGATCCAGTGAAACACACAGGCTGAAAGTGAAAGGTTGGGAAAAAGTTCCAtaaaaatagtaaccaaaagagagcggAGGTTGCTATACTATGCCAGACAAAATAGAGTTTAATACAAACTTGTTATAAGAGTCCAAGAACAACATTACATATTGATAAAACAAtcaaatcatcaagaaaatacACCAATCATAAGCATCTTCATACCTAACAACAGATCTCcaaaacatataaagcaaaattGACAGAATTGGCAGGAGAAATAGACAGttctacaataatagttggagatgTTAATAGCTCGCtgttaataattaataaaacagccgggcgcagtggctcacacctgtaatcccctcacacttgccttcccagggtgaggcaggcaaatcacaaggacaggagtttgagaccagcctgcccaagatggtgaaaccctgtctctactaaaaatacaaaaaattagctgggcatagtggcaggtgcctgtaatcccagctacttaggaggctgaggcaggagaatcgcttgagcctgcgaggccgaggttgcagtgagccgagatcaagccactgcactccagcctgggcaacagaatgagactccgtctcaaataataataataataataaatagataaaacaagCAGAGAGAAGATCAATAATAATAGAGCTCTAAAACAACTCCATAAATCAATCATTCCTAACAGACAGAATAGGCCACCCAAACAATAGTAGAATATAGTCTTCCAAAGTGTAAgcagaacattctccaggatagacaaTATGTCAAGTCACAAAATAAGTTGCAGAGAATTAGACAAGGCTGAAATCATACAAAACATCTTTACTGATCACAAGGGAATGAAACTATAAGTCAATAACAGAATGAACaaggaaaaattcacaaataaatagaaattaagcAACACACTTTTGAATGACCAATAGGCCAAATAAGAAATCACAGGGAaacttagaaaatactttgagatgaatgaaaatgaaaacacaaaagataaaaacttatgagttgcagcaaaagcagttctcaGGAGGAAATATTAGCTATAAATGCCCAcattaataaagaaggaaaatctcAAATCAGTAACTTTACATTTtaaggaaccagaaaaaaaagaaactaaatacaaagctagcagaaagaaGGGAAtagtccgggtgtggtggctaacgcctgtaatcccagcactttaggaggctgaggcaggcagatcacctgaggtcaagagttcgagatcagcctggccaacatggcaaaactctgtctctactaaaaatatataaattagctgggtgtggtggcacatgcctataatcccaggttctagggaggctgaggcaggagaatggcttgaacccaggaggtggaggctgcagtgagccgagatggcaccattgcactctaccctgggcgataagagcaaaactccatctcaaaaaaaaaaaaaaaaggaagaaaggaataaagagtaGAATGGAGGAAGACAAACTAGAGGgtagaaaaacaatagaggaaatcaatgaaaccaaaagttggttctttgagagatcaacaaaattgaccatgtaagtGGGGACATTACTActgaccttacagaaataaaaatgactataAAGGAATACTGTGAGCAATTGTACAACAACAAATCAGGTAACccagaggaaatgaaaaaattcctACCTGGAGatacacaaactaccaaaaccgactagaaaagaaacagaaaatctgcaCAGACTTATGATAAGTGAAAAGATTGAATCGGAAATTtaaaatctcccaacaaagaaaatcttaggccgggcacggtggctcaagcctgtaatcccagcactttgggaggccgagacgggcggatcatgaggtcaggagatcgagaccatcctggctaacacagtgaaaccccgtctctactaaaaagtacaaaaaactagccgggcgaggtggcgagcgcctgtagtcccagctactcgggaggctgagccaggagaatggcgtaaacccgggaggcggagcttgcagcgagcagagatccggccaccgcactccagcctgggtgacagagcaagactccgtctcaaaaaaaaaaaaaaaaaaaaaaaagaaaatcttagttTCAGgtagcttcactgctgaattctaccaacatACGAAGAAGAAGTAACACCAATCCTTCTTGAGCACTTcccaaaaatagaagagaaggaaaCACTTCAAAATTCATtccatgaggccagcattatcctgcaCACCAAAGCCAGACAacaataccacacacacacaaaggaaaactaaaaaccagtatctcttatgaatatgcatgtaaaaatcctcaacaaaatagggcaaaccaaatccagcagcatattaaGGGAACTGTATACCATGACCAAGTAATACTCATCCCACAAGGGCAGAGTAgtccaacattttaaaatcagttgaTAAGGAATActacattaatagaatgaaggaaaaGCCACACAATCATCTCCATTGACACAGAAAAGGATGTCACAATACTCAACACGCTTTGATGATGAAAACGTTtcgcaaactaggaatagaaggaaactaacTCAATGTAATAAAGACCATATAAGAAAAGCCCACAtcgggccaggtgtggtggctcacgcctgtaatcccagcaccttgggatgccaaggtgggcggatgatgaggtcaggagatcgagaccatcctggctaacacggtgaaactccgtctctactaaaaatacaaaaaattagccgggcatggtggcgggcacctgtagtcccagctactcgggaggctgaggcaggagaatggcatgaacccgggaggcagagcttgcagtgagccgagatcgtgccactgcactccagcctgggcaacacagcaagactccttctcaaaagaaaagaaaagcccatggCAAaaatcatactcaatggtgaaaaactgaaagcttttccttcaAGATCAGAAACAAGTCAAGGACACCCACTtttaccactgctattcaacatagcactggaagtgtcacccagagcaattaggcaaggtaaaaaataaaagtcttctgaatttaaaaagaagtaaaattaccattgttcacagatgacatgattctttttgtagaaatcactaaagattccacaaaattGTTAGAACCAATGAAGAAACCCAGCAGTTGCAATATGCAAAATTAACATCTAAAAATCaagatgaccaaaaaaaaaaaaagtaacaaaaaaactcaggctgagcacggtggctcacgcctgtaatcccagcactgtgggaggcagaggcaggtagatcacctgaggtcaggtgttccagaccagcctggccgacatggtgaaaccctgtcactactaaaaatataaaaattagccagacatggtggtgcacgcctgtaatcccagctacttgggagactgaggtaggtgaatcacttgaacacaggaggcggaggttgcagtgacctgagatcgtgccattgcactctagcctgggtgacaagagtgaaactctgtttcagaaaaaaaaaaaattgaccactctgagcaacaaagtgagacccccatctctacccatcccccccaaaaaaataaattagctggaacccgggcatggtggctcacatctgtaatcccagcactttgggaggccaaggtgggtagatcaccagaggtcaggagttcgagaccagcctggccaacatagtgaaaccctatatTGATACATCCCACAAAATGAATCTTGGAGACACTATATGAAAGAATCTAGACCCCTAAAAAATCATATGTTGTATGTTCCGTGTgtatggaacagaaaaaaagctCACGGaaaaaggatataaagaaagaaaatattttcatatagcTATACAACTTGTTTGTGTCTTGAAATAAGGTAGCTGCTAttacaaaacagtaaaaaagttaaaatagtaataatttttaaaaagtaaaaagtttacAGTAAGCTAAGTTCCACTTGCTATTAAAGAAAGAACAGGTTTTGGggtaaatttagtgtagcctcagtgtacagtgtttataaagtctacagtagtgtgaAGTCATGTCCTagaccttcacattcactcaccattcaTCCACTTACCAACAGCCACTTCCAGTCTGGCAAGCTCCACTAATGGTAAGTGCCTAGGGCACAGGCAtactgttttttatctttttttttttttttgagatggagtctccctctgtcacccaggctggaatgcagtggcactatcttggctcactgaaacctctgcctctcacaggttcaagtgattctcctgcctcagcctcctgaggaactgagattacaggcacccgccaccacacccggctaatttttatatttttagtagagacagggtttcaccgtattggtcaggctggtctcgaactcctgacctcagatgattcatctgcctcagcctcccaaagtgctgggattacaggctcatctgcccagcctggtttttatcttttatgccatatttttactgtgcctcTTCTCTGTTTGGATACGCTTAAGTACCTAAGTACTTACCAGTGTGTTACGACTGCTCTGGTATTCAGCGCAGTAACAagctgcacaggtttgtagcccaggagcaatgGGCTAGACCATACAGTCTGGGTATGTAGTATTACTGGCTCTGCCATCTGGGTTTGTGTAACTACACTCTATGATGTTGACATAATAGTGAAACTGCCTCATGATGCATATCTCAGAACATACCCCGGTCATTAAGTGACACAGGACTGTAGGCTAAAAATCACTTAATTGTGTACTTCAACACTGAACACTTGAACATTTTATGGTTTGTGAGttgtctcaatttttaaaaatcgttGCCTGAGGTTTCTGTCACCAGGTCCTCTCGAACTCCCCCTCACTCCTTCAGACCCCGGGCAAGCTGGCCTCCCTCTCACACTGTCCTGCTGGCCCCCACAGTCCCTGGAAGCGGGGAGAACTGGGAGTTTGGTCCCTGCCCTGGCAGGTGGCACTGAGAGCAGAAAAGCAGGTGAGGAGAGAATGAGAGCAGGAGGGGTGCAGTTGCACCCCCAGAccagggaggggctgctgtgctTGTGTAGCGGGAAGAGGGGTAGAGGGTAATGTCCACCCCAGACCCCCATCGCCCCACCCGGTCTatccccagcctcactgccactgGGGCTGATTAACCCCCAGCCGGTCACCCAGCAGTCCGGCCGGTGCACGAAGGTGAAGGTGGAGGACTCAACGCAAATGGGCTGGATGTACACATTGTAGGCGACAGAGGAGGCCAGTCTCAGCAGGGCAATGTCATTGTGTAGAACCCCAAGGGTGTCAGGGTTCACAATGATGTCCTGCACTTTGTAACGATTGCTGTAGGCCCGCAGGTTCCAAGGAGCTGGCCTGGAAGTCAGCTCGCCCAACTGGACCGTCCACTCGGAAGGATAGTAGTGCCTggcagaaaaggagagagggcAGGGAGCCCTGGAACTGGGCGCTGGCCGCCTGAGCACGCTGGAGGCCCAGTCTCTGAGGCGGAGTGGCTACTGTTTGCTTATCCTGGAGGCCATTATCAAGTCTGCGGCCCCGACGGCCCCTAGACTCACTTTCGGAAGCAGTGCGCAGCCGTGAGCACCCAACGGCGGCTAAGCAGGCTCCCTCCACATCGGTGGCGTCTCCTCAGGCGCAGGCTGACCTGCCATGGCCAGCGCCCGCGCGCGGACTCCACTCCGCCTGCCACCAACGAGTGAATTTCCCGGCGGCCGCAGGCCTCTGGGATGGACAGACGCACGCGGCTGAGCTGagagggatgggggtggggcaggccCGCCCCGCCAGGCCTTGCCCCAGGGTGCGCGCAGCGAGGGGCTCCCCGGGGAACCGCGCGCCAAGGTGGTGACGCTGGGGACGGTCCCACCCCCAGGGGCCATTAGTTACTTGAGAGCATCACGTTCTTGGGACCCGGAACAGAGAGCAGTAGATGGGCCCCGGTGCACCCGGGCCCAGCCACCCTGGCAGGCATAGCGCGTCCCGGGCGCCCTACCTGACAAAAGCTCCGCCTCATCTGACTCTGCAGGAGACAAGAAGTGAGCCCCCCGCAGCCCCCACCTCCCGTCCTCCCCGCTGCCCCCCGTCCCGCCAGCAGCGCCCCGAGCTCACCCGGCTTCCCGAGTCCAGCCCGCGCCAGGAGCAGCGCCAGCAGCAGCGCCCCGTGCGCGCCCATGGCCTCCTCTCCCGTGGCCTGGCGCCCCCTCTGCCTCCTCTCGCTCCGGGCCCGGGCCGCCCCCTGGAGGCAGGGCGGGGTGGGAGCTCCAGCTTCATCCTCCCAGACCGGGCCCCAGGGCTGTTTGGGGACTCTCAGGCCTGGCAGCGCCCTGGTTTTCAGCTCCTACTGGCGGGTCTTCAACCACATTCCTTGATGTGGCCCAGACCTGGTGGACCCCACAGTCCTTTTCTTGTCTGCAGCCCGGGGGTCCTGGCTGCCCACTTGGTGCCCCCTGTCCTCCACCCATGACTTCCTCCAGCACCAAGGGTCTGGCCCTGAGCCGGGAGTCCCCTTAAAGCAGGCAGACAAGGCCTTCCTGAGGGCGGGGTGGGGCCTGACAGCGTGGAACCTGCTGCTGGCAGTGCTCGTCCTGTACAGACCCGCAGACTGTGCACCGCCCAGGGGCTCTCAGCCCCACTCCCTGCCCGCTGCCCTGCAGGGCCCACACAGCTACCTGGAGCCCACCGCGGGCGTCTCCCGTCTTGTGGGAGATGTTTCAGGGAACCAAGGTAACCAAGCAGGCTCTACAGTACTAGGTGTGAATGGGCCACTGAGTCCAGGTGCGTAAGACCTCCTGCAGGGCTCCCACTACTCAGAAAAACCATCACACTCATGGTTAGGGTTTAGTTTACAGAGTGAAAAGACTTAGGTTAACATCAGCAAAGTAAAAGACACACAGGGCAGAGTGCAGGAGAGACCAGgaggaaggctgcagtgagcactcCAGGGGAGGCCTATGCATGCCCATCATTCTCCCAGCATGGAAGTGTGACAACCAGGGACGCTGGCCTGAGCCCTGGCAGCAGGGTTTTACTGGAGGTTGGCGGTGCCTGGAGCAGCTGCATGACTGACGCTAGTTAGTCAGCCTCCAGCCCCTCCAGAGGTCCCCTGATACCACCTGGCTCAAGGCCCTGCCATCAGTCATGTTGTGAGCATCAGCTGTCTGGCGGGGCCCAAGGATCCAGGTATGCAGAGGCATTCTTATCAGGCAAGACATTCAAGATCTTAGAGGTTTGGATGTGTAGCATCTGAACACCCCAAGTCTATTGAGTTAACCGTCTGCTATAAGGCTACCCCGTGGCTCTTATAGCAAAAGGATCATATTTTTCTGAGTTTCCATGACTAGGAATGCAAATAATAGCATGGctgggctaggcgcagtggctcacgcctgtaatctcagcactttgggaggctgaggtgggcggatcacttgagcttaggagttcaagaccagcctggccaacatggtgaaatcctgtctctactaaaaatacaacagttagccaggcgtagtggtgggcgcctgtaatcccagctacttgggaggctgaggaaggagaatcgcttgaacccgggaggcagaggttgcagtgagccaagatggtgctactgcactccagcctgggtgacagagcaaaaactccatctcaaaaaaaaaaaaaaaaaaaaagaataaactatataAATTATGTTCTAACTGCaacaaggtttttctttttctctggcagTTAAGCAAGTGCTGGCCTAGAGataagcaatattaaaacaattacaaCTCATCCATTGACAGACACTAGATAACTGACTTCCCTGTTCCACAAGCCACAACTACAGCTTTGATTGGACAAGAAACTGATTTCAGTCACTTTCTCCTGATAAGAGGCCTCCAATCAAGGGTTGGTTCTGACTGGTTTCCAGAGGCTGTGCGCTTGAGTGCTTTGATGTCCTGAAAAGACCTTTTGATATATAGGACTTAATGTaatgcatttaaatgttaagttgCCACCCCAGTGTGAACATGGGATTAATGCAACATGCGTGCTTGCTTGTCACAACTGCGTGcaactccctttcttttttttttttttttgagacggagtcttgctctgtgccccaggctggagtgcagtggcgcaatctcggctcactgcaagctccgccccccgggttcatgccattctcctgcctcagcctcccaagtagctgggactacaggcgcccaccaccacgcccggctagttttttgtatttttttagtagagacggggtttcacggtgttagccagaatggtctcgatctcctgaccttgtgatccgcccgtctcggcctcccaaagtgctgggattacaggcttgagccaccgcgcccggccgcaactCCCTTTCATAAATATAGTTCCTCCTATATCCTGTTGAGTATGTATATGTGGCAACTGCTTCAGAATAAATTCTTGTCTTATCCCCTCCTCCCTCGAAGTACCTGTTAACAGTCTCTGCCGGATGCTGCACTTATGGCCTGCGGAATGGCCAGCCTGCAGGCTGCaaccatttgtttatttatttatttttattttgagacaaaagccttgctgtgtcacccatgctggagtgcagtagcaccatcttggctcactgcaacctctgtctcccgggttcaagcgattctcctgctttagcctcccaagtagctgggattacaggtgcacaccaccatgcccagctaatttttgtggagatggggtttcactatattggccaggctggtatcgaactcctgacctcaagtgatctgcccacctcggactcccaaactgctgggattacaggcatgagccaccacaccctgcctgcaACCCTTTATGAGAAGTAGCCTCCTTGGGCTggacacggtgactcacgcctataatcccagcactttaggaggccaaggcgggcagatcgtgaagtcaggagatcgagaccatcctggctaatgtggtgaaaccccgtctctactaaaaatacaaaaaattagccagcatggtggcaagcgcctgtaatcccagctactcaggaggctgaggcaggagacagagcgagactctgtctcaaaaaaaaaaaaaaaaaaaaaaaaaagaagaaataaactccTTTCCAAATTCATAAACCTTATGCTTTTTCACTTGACACTAGGAAGACTGGTTCCCTTCCTCCCCagtgagacacacacagacatgggAAGCTCTGTGggtctcagcctccctcccattGTGGGGGCAGCAGGGTGCCATGGACACACAGGGGACCTGGGGCACAGGTAAGAGCCAAGATCTGGCTCTGGCCATGGACTGTGGCCACGTCACTTCCACCCATGACTTTGCTCTTCGTGGCTTTCCAAGTCTTAGGTCAAAAGTGGcgtggaggccaggtgcagtggctcacgcctgtaatcccagcactttgagaggctgaggtgggtggatcacgaggtcaggagatcgagaccattctggccaacagagtgaaaccccatctctaccaaaaacacagccgggcattgtggcaggcgcctgcagtcccagctacttggcaggagaatggaatgaacctgggaggaggaggttgcagtgagtcgagatcacaccactgcactccagcctgggcgacagagagagactccgtctcaaaaaaaaaaaaaaaagaaaagaaaagtggcgTGGAGTGGTTTGAATACATGTCCCCGAAATTCGTGTCTACCTGGAACATCAGAATTGACCTGATTTTGAAACACAGGCTTTGCAGATGCAATTAGTTACAATGAGGCCACAGGGCATCAGGATGGGAGTGTCTcccaagagacagaaaagaagacCTGCATGGGTAGGGCAGGGAGCTGCAGACCCCAGGGCCTGATGGGAGGCTCCTTTGCCAAGTACACCCCACCTGCCCCCTTGCCACTCACCTCTCCACCTGGGGCCCAGCAGGCTGGAGGGGGGCCGAGGGTGCCTGagtcttgaggggaaaactttTTATTCAAAGACGTAAAGCAGCTAGGGGAGACCCCAGATTCTCAGCAAGAACTGATGCCTCTGCTGTCTTTCTCTGACCACACAGATGGCAGGAACCCTCCCTGCCTTGCTAAGGGGCAGCCGTGGCCCTTGCTGTCTGGATCCGGGCCTTACAGAGGCCGTGCAGGCAAAAAAGAAGAGCCGTCAGCCTGGGGCGTCAGGGAGATGGGATGCAGTGACCCTTCCTGACTCCTCAGATTTTTCCGCTCCTCACAAACTCCCCAACCTTTCAGATGCCCCCAAAACCTAGGGACACCCCCTTCCGATGGGCTCATGACCCCTGGAGACAGGTCTCGCGGGACACTCTGGCTTTCTTAGCAGCCCTAGATGTTTGACTTAAGTTGAGGTCATAGTTGGAGAATATTCTGGTGCTACTTCCATTTTTCTTACCTATTCTTGTGCTCAAATTAATCTCTTGATTTCATTAAGAGAAATGTGAATTATTAATTTgagtatttagaatattttttgtttatggaTATCTAAGAACTCTAATGGGGATACAAcagcttctgcctctgcctctcacaTGTTCTCGTGGAATGTGACTTTTATCAGTGTAAAATACGCCTACATTTCATACTTAAGACTGCTAGCTTGGGTCTTGTTTTATCTGATGTTAATATTTCCACATCTGCTTTCATTCTGCTTGCAAATTGTTTCACCAATATATTTTTGactcaatataaaaataacagaaagacatttctaaaaaattattaacTACCTCATTAAGCTTCTACTTATTGGAATACATACATTGGAACACACTCTCTTGAATACTTGAAAAATCGTAAAGCATTCCCATTAACAGCACCATCAATGTTTGTGActtcagaagaaaccaaagtTTCATGTGACTCATAGATGCCTTTCAGGGATGATGGCACATAACAGTGGCTTGAGATTTATTTTGAGTTTGGTCTCAGAAATGGTGTTTGAGAATTCCTAGAATTCCTAGGTCAGAGCAGTGAGTTTCACAATAATATCATCTGAAGACGTCACAGCAGTTGTCATTAGCATAATCACCATCATCCATGAGCTGTTCTTTAAAACTCACACCCAggctaggcaaggtggctcatgcctgtaatcccagcactttgggagtccaagttgggcagatcacttgaggtcacgagttcgagaccagcctggccaaatggtgaaaccccatctctactaaaaatgcaaaaattagccaggcgtggtggcacgcacctgtaatctcagctacctgggaggctgaggcagaagaatcacttgaacccgggaggcagaggttgcaatgagccaagatcacgccattgtactccagcctgggcagcagaatgagactccatctccaaaaataaaaataccaaaatttttttaaaaacaaatgttactttctaagaaactggatATGTTAGCCTCTTTCTTCAGCTTCTCAACTACCTTGAACTTTGGGGTAACTCTGCATAAACCTGCTCACCACAAAACACCTACCaggactgaatcatgaagaaatagaaaatctgtaactcaaccaggcacggtggctcacacctgtaatcccagcattttgggaggccaaggcaggtggatcacctgaggttaggagttcaagaccagcctggccaacgtggtgaaaccccgtctctactaaaaatacaaaaattagccaggcgtggtggcgcacgcctatagtctcagctacttgagaggcagaggcaggagaatcgcttgaacccgggggtttcagtgagctgagatcttgctactgcactccagcctgggtgacagagcgagactccgtctcaaaaatagaaaaaagaaaatctgcaaCTGGTAAGGATACTgaatcagtaattttttaaaagtcccaataacaacaaaaataccaggaccagatgacttcactggtaaattctaccaaacatttaaagaaaccttggccaggcgtggtggctcacacctataatcccagcactttgggagaccgaggcgggtggatcacgaggtcagaagattgagactgtcctggctaacatggtgaaaccctgtctctaactaaaaaactacaaaaccaaaattaactggccatggtggcaggcgcctgtagtcccagctactcgggaggctgaggcaggagaatggcgtgaacccaggaggcggagcttgcagtgagccgagatcgcacaactgcgctccagcctgggtgacagagcaagactccatctcaaagaaaaaaaaaaaaaaagccacaggcTACAGATCAATAcgtccctgatgaatattgatgtaaGCTGGGCgaagtgactcatgcctgtaattctacctgtttgggaggctgaggcgggaagatgaGTTGAGCCCTTGAGGAGTTTGAAATGAGCcagggcaatacagcaagactccttgtctaaaaaaaattttaaaaatagccagataCAGTGGCATGTGGCTGTgatcccaact
This genomic window from Macaca mulatta isolate MMU2019108-1 chromosome 20, T2T-MMU8v2.0, whole genome shotgun sequence contains:
- the PRSS41 gene encoding serine protease 41 isoform X7 codes for the protein MKLELPPRPASRGRPGPGARGGRGGARPRERRPWARTGRCCWRCSWRGLDSGSRSQMRRSFCQVGRPGRAMPARVAGPGCTGAHLLLSVPGPKNVMLSKACGRREIHSLVAGGVESARGRWPWQVSLRLRRRHRCGGSLLSRRWVLTAAHCFRKHYYPSEWTVQLGELTSRPAPWNLRAYSNRYKVQDIIVNPDTLGVLHNDIALLRLASSVAYNVYIQPICVESSTFTFVHRPDCWVTGWGLISPSGRPLPPPYNLREVQVTILNNTRCNYLFEQPSSRRMIQDSMFCAGAEDGSVDTCKRCSPFCPALLLTATM
- the PRSS41 gene encoding serine protease 41 isoform X6; this translates as MKLELPPRPASRGRPGPGARGGRGGARPRERRPWARTGRCCWRCSWRGLDSGSRSQMRRSFCQVGRPGRAMPARVAGPGCTGAHLLLSVPGPKNVMLSKACGRREIHSLVAGGVESARGRWPWQVSLRLRRRHRCGGSLLSRRWVLTAAHCFRKHYYPSEWTVQLGELTSRPAPWNLRAYSNRYKVQDIIVNPDTLGVLHNDIALLRLASSVAYNVYIQPICVESSTFTFVHRPDCWVTGWGLISPSGRPLPPPYNLREVQVTILNNTRCNYLFEQPSSRRMIQDSMFCAGAEDGSVDTCKFWRLEVQDQSAERCSC
- the PRSS41 gene encoding serine protease 41 isoform X3; translated protein: MKLELPPRPASRGRPGPGARGGRGGARPRERRPWARTGRCCWRCSWRGLDSGSRSQMRRSFCQVGRPGRAMPARVAGPGCTGAHLLLSVPGPKNVMLSKACGRREIHSLVAGGVESARGRWPWQVSLRLRRRHRCGGSLLSRRWVLTAAHCFRKHYYPSEWTVQLGELTSRPAPWNLRAYSNRYKVQDIIVNPDTLGVLHNDIALLRLASSVAYNVYIQPICVESSTFTFVHRPDCWVTGWGLISPSGRPLPPPYNLREVQVTILNNTRCNYLFEQPSSRRMIQDSMFCAGAEDGSVDTCKGDSGGPLVCDKDGLWYQVGIVSWGIDCGQPNRPGVYTNISVYFHWIRRVMSHSTPRPNPSQLLLLLALLWAP
- the PRSS41 gene encoding serine protease 41 isoform X2, encoding MKLELPPRPASRGRPGPGARGGRGGARPRERRPWARTGRCCWRCSWRGLDSGSRSQMRRSFCQVGRPGRAMPARVAGPGCTGAHLLLSVPGPKNVMLSKACGRREIHSLVAGGVESARGRWPWQVSLRLRRRHRCGGSLLSRRWVLTAAHCFRKHYYPSEWTVQLGELTSRPAPWNLRAYSNRYKVQDIIVNPDTLGVLHNDIALLRLASSVAYNVYIQPICVESSTFTFVHRPDCWVTGWGLISPSGRPLPPPYNLREVQVTILNNTRCNYLFEQPSSRRMIQDSMFCAGAEDGSVDTCKAGLTHAAPQGDSGGPLVCDKDGLWYQVGIVSWGIDCGQPNRPGVYTNISVYFHWIRRVMSHSTPRPNPSQLLLLLALLWAP
- the PRSS41 gene encoding serine protease 41 isoform X8 — translated: MGAHGALLLALLLARAGLGKPESDEAELLSEACGRREIHSLVAGGVESARGRWPWQVSLRLRRRHRCGGSLLSRRWVLTAAHCFRKHYYPSEWTVQLGELTSRPAPWNLRAYSNRYKVQDIIVNPDTLGVLHNDIALLRLASSVAYNVYIQPICVESSTFTFVHRPDCWVTGWGLISPSGRPLPPPYNLREVQVTILNNTRCNYLFEQPSSRRMIQDSMFCAGAEDGSVDTCKGDSGGPLVCDKDGLWYQVGIVSWGIDCGQPNRPGVYTNISVYFHWIRRVMSHSTPRPNPSQLLLLLALLWAP
- the PRSS41 gene encoding serine protease 41 isoform X9 — protein: MGAHGALLLALLLARAGLGKPEACGRREIHSLVAGGVESARGRWPWQVSLRLRRRHRCGGSLLSRRWVLTAAHCFRKHYYPSEWTVQLGELTSRPAPWNLRAYSNRYKVQDIIVNPDTLGVLHNDIALLRLASSVAYNVYIQPICVESSTFTFVHRPDCWVTGWGLISPSGRPLPPPYNLREVQVTILNNTRCNYLFEQPSSRRMIQDSMFCAGAEDGSVDTCKGDSGGPLVCDKDGLWYQVGIVSWGIDCGQPNRPGVYTNISVYFHWIRRVMSHSTPRPNPSQLLLLLALLWAP